The genomic segment TGGCCATACTGGCCAATCTGGGTGTCAACCCTGCAGCAACCGTTCTCCTGGCCATGGCTGCGAGCGGAGTGTTCGGTTATCTCATGGCCTACACGGCGAGGAACATGGGAGGTACTTACTGGGGCATTGCCACCCTCGCCGTAGGGGAGATTGTGAGGCTCTTTTTCCTCAATGAGGACTGGGTGGCGGGGGGAGCGGACGGTATCGCAGTGGGTGCAAGGATACCCCTTTTCGAGGTGGTCACGCTCGCCCTCACGGTCATGGCTTTCCTGTTCACCAGGGTCGTCATGCATTCCCCTTTCGGCAGGGTGTTGAAGACGATACGGGAAGGCGACGACCTGCCCCTCTCCCTCGGGAAAGACGTGTTCAGCTTCAAGAAGAGGACCATGGTCATCGGGGGGATCCTGGGCGGCCTTGCAGGGGCCCTGTTCGCCTACCAGAAGCAGTTCATCAACCCAGAGGATTTCTTCCCCATCGAGACGTTCATCGTATGGGCCATGGTAGTGGTAGGAGGCAAGGGGAGCGATATGGGGACCCTCTTCGGGGCTGTAATCATCCAGGTTTTCTACGTAGGGACCCGCTTTGCCAAGGATTTTCTGCCCCTTGGCGGAAACACCCTTGCAGCCCTGCGTATGGTTGTCATCGGTCTGCTCATCGTTCTTACCATGATGTACAGGAGCAGGGGACTTATCCCCGAAAAACCGAGGGTCTACAAGGTCGAGTAATGCTTCTCTCAGTCAAGAATCTGGAGAAATCCTTCGGCGGTTTGCGCGCCCTGGACGGAGTCTCCCTCGAAGTGGAAGAAGACACGGTTACAGGACTGATAGGTCCCAACGGCTCGGGTAAGACGACCCTCTTCAATGTGGTCTCGGGATTTCTGCCGAAGGACGGCGGCGAGGTCTGGTTCAGGGGCCGGAGAATCGACGAACTCAGCCCGGACAGGATTGCGAGACTGGGGCTCGTCAGGACCTTTCAGATCGACCGGTCCGCCGTGGAGATGACGGTTCTCGAGAATCTTCTCGTGGCTGCGCCCGAGCAACACGGCGAGGCGCTGTGGCGTATCATCCCGGATTTTCGCAGAATCCTCAGGGAAGAAAAGGAAAATCTCAAGAAGGCGGTCTCCATACTCGACCTGATAGGGCTGAAGCATCTGGCCAACGAGTATGCGGGAAACCTCTCCGGGGGGCAGAGAAAACTCCTCTCCCTTGGAAGGATGCTCATGGCCGAACCTGCCCTTTATCTGCTCGATGAGCCCACCGCGGGTGTGAACCCGACCCTTATCAGGAGTCTATTGGCCTTTCTCAGGAAAGAGGTGATCAGCAGGAGGGGACGGACGATTTTCATCATCGAGCACAATATGAAGGTGATCAGCAGCATCTGTGACAAGGTGATCGTCCTCGATTCGGGTACAAAAATCGCGGAGGGAACCCCGAGGGAGGTTCAAAACAACGAGAGGGTGCTGGCCTGTTACCTGGCCAGGAGAAGGAGAGAGGATCAGGATGACCATGGAGACGAGCCTGCTTGAAGTGGATGACCTCTTTACGGGGTACGGCCGCACCGAGATCATCCATGGCGTGTCGATAAAGGTGAGAAGAGAGGAGATCGTGACCATTATCGGCCCCAACGGTTCCGGTAAATCGACCCTGCTGAAGGCGATCATGGGCTATCTGAGGATTTACAAGGGGAGCATCAATTTCAACGGGAGAGACATCGGCGGCCTGAGAACCGTTGAGAGAACCCGCATGGGGATCGCTTACGTTCCCCAGTTGGAAAACGTCTTCCCTTCCCTAACGGTTCAGGAGACACTGGAGATGGGGGGTTATGCCCTGGCAAAGCGGGAGATGCAGGAGGGGCTTGATTCCATGTTTGGCCTATTTCCCGTCCTGAGGGACAGGAGAAACACCAGGGTCGCAACCATGAGCGGCGGCCAGAGGCAGATGTTGGCAATGGCGAGGGCCCTCATGGTCAAGCCCACGCTGATCCTCTTGGATGAGCCTTCCGCAGGGCTCTCCCCAAAGGTGTCGGAGCAGGTTTTCGAAAAGATCAAGGAGATAGCAGCGACCGGGACCTCCATGATCATCGTCGAACAGGACGCCGAGCAGTCCCTGGCCATATCAAATCGTGGCTACGTTCTCGCCATGGGAGAGACGGCTTTTGAGGGACCAGCAGGGACTATCCTCACGCACGAGAAGATAAGGGAAGCCTATCTCGGAGGCGAGGGGACGATGTAGGCGATCTGCCTGGTGCTTGGGCTGAACAGACTCGGCCGGACCTTCAGGTGGAAGCGGCGGAGAACCGGCCGAAAACCGGCTGAAAGGGGGTGATTGAGGGGAGGATAGGAAATCGAAGCATGTAAATCGGTTTGAACTTCAAACAAAAGGAGGGGAACAGATGAAGAGATTGTTTGTCATAAGCGGTTTTGTGCTGGGATTGGCTCTCTGCCTGGTGGTCTTCCCGGTGTCTTCCAGCCCGGCAAAAGAGCCGGTACAGATCGGGGTGATCCTCTCTCTGACCGGTCCTATCGGACCCCACGGCCAGGAGGCCCTCAATGCCACTGAACTGGCGGTGGAGGAGATCAACAGGGCAGGAGGCGTTCTCGGTCGGCCCATAAAACTGCTCGTCGAGGACGGGGAGTCGAGGCCGAAGGCAGGAGTAGAGGCGGCCCACAAGTTGGCCGACGTCAACAGGGTTCCCGTCATTCTCGGAGGGTGGTCGAGTGGGTTGGCCTATCCTGAGGCAGAATACCTCAATAGTGTGAAGGTAGTCTTCGTGACCGATGCCACCACCCTCAAGCTGAGAGACATCGGCCCCTACGTCTTTGACGTGGCCGACCTGGCTGATCAGGCCGTTGCCCTGGTCGATTTTGCCTGGGCCGATATCGGCGCCAGGAGGTTCGCCACCTTGTCCCAGAACAACCCCATAGGTCAGGACCGGGCCGCCGTGACCAAGAAGAGGGTCGAAGAACTCGGCGGGACCTTTGTTGAGAGGATGCTCTACACGGTTGGAGCCAAGGACTTCAGGTCTGATCTCATGAGGCTGATGGCGGCCAAGCCTGATGCGATACTCTGCGATATCTACACCGGGGACGCGATCATCATCCAGAGGCAGCTCTACGAGATGGGCGTGAAGGATTTCTCCAAGTTCTACCAGTACAACCTGGGAGCCATGCTCGGCGTGCCTGACAAGAAGCTCATAGAGGGGATGAAGGGGGCGAGCTACACAACGGCGGGTCCGAGGGCTGCGGACTACAAGAAGAAGTACAGGGAAAAATTCGGGAAGGACTTCAATGACGCCTGGACGCCTCCCTTCTACGATGCCGCCTGGATCGTGGCGATGGCGATCAACATGGCCAACAGCCTCGATTCCAAGGCGATCAGGGACGCCATGTGGCCCGCGGCCTATGTTTTCCAGGGCGTGTCGGCCGGCGGAGACAAGGGCTTCAACCGGTGGGGCATGCAGGCCCTTGATGTGACACAGAAGCTGGTGATCCACGACGGCAAGGCTCTCCCCTACATAGAGAAAGGGGGCACAACGGATATGCTTCCATTCCGTTACGCCGGAGAAGACGGGATCACCCTCCAGTTTGCCCCGTCAGAGGAAGAGTTCATGAAGCTCTACCCGAATTACAAGCCCTAAATCAAACGGCCTTGGGCCCGGTCATTCGATCGGGTCCAAGGCTCATCGCCTTGGTCCGGTCCTCCGGGGAGGGTAGAGGATCGGCTCCGAGGTGCGGCCCCTTGCCCACGCAGCAAGAGGAGATTGTGATTCCGAGGGATTTGAAGATGCCCATGTTTCTGTCGCGAGAGGATCTGAGAGACCTTCTCACCATGCCGGAAGTTATCGAAGCCGTGGAAGAGGGCTTCGTACTGTACAAGAAGGGCCTCTGTACCGTGCCGGTGCGGATGCCCGTGAAGCTCGAGAAATCCGAAGGGCTCTTTCTCTTTATGCCGGCTTCCGTGGAGGAGGAGGGCGCCTTTGGAACCAAGATCGTATCGGTTTTTCCAAAGAACCCGGCCGTGGGGCTCCCGACCATCGATGCGGTCTACCTGCTCAATGACCCGGCCACGGGCCGGTTTCTTGCCCTCATGGATGGAATACTGCTCACCTCCATCCGGACCGGCGCTACCTCGGCGGTTGCGACAAAGCATCTGGCCCGAAAGGATGCCTCGACACTCGGGATTATCGGCACAGGAGCGCAGGCGGCCTTCCAGGCCGAAGGGGTCTGTGCCGTGAGACCGATCGAGCGGGTCTGGGCCTACGATCTGGACCGTGAAAGTGCCCGGAGGTTCGCTGCCAAGGCTGCGGGGAGCCTGGGTATACCTGTGGAGGTGGCCCCTTCGCCACGGGAGGTGGTGGCCGCCTCGGATGTATTGGTAACGGTTACGACCTCGGCCGAGCCGGTTTTCGACGGGCGCGATCTCAAACCCGGCACGCACATAAACGCGGTGGGTACGTACAACCCTGAAATACGGGAGATCGACGACGAAACGGTGAAGAGGTCGAGGATCGTCGTGGATACCTATGAGGGGTGCCTGGCCGAAGCCGGGGACCTGCTGATCCCGATGAAGGCGGGGGTGATCTCCAGAGAGAGCATCCATGCCGATCTCGGGGAGATCATCCTGGGCCTCAAGCCGGGCCGAACAGGGGACGACGAGATCACCCTCTTCGAGTCGGTGGGCTTTGCCCTGGAGGACCTGAAGGCGGCCCTGCTCGCCTACGAGAAGGCCAGGGCCCAGGGCGTCGGGCTGGAGTTGAGTCTCGAAGGAACCCCATGAAAAGAGGCGGCCTCCGGGTGCACCGAGCCGTTCCGGGGGATGCAGGGGTTGGATGGAGGAGCTGGGCCCATGGGAAACGGATACTGGCAGAGAATGCTCAGGGTGGATCTCACCCATCGAAAAACCAGGGTGGAGGAGATCCCTGAAAGGGAGATCAAGAGGTTTATCGGCGGGGCGGGCCTTGGTGCCGAGATCCTGTACAGGGAGCTTCCCGGGAAGATCGATCCCTATGACGGCAGCAACCTCATTATCTTCGGGACCGGTCCGTTCCAGGGTCCCCCCATTCCGGGGGGTGCGAAGTTCAGCATAGTGGGGATCTCTCCCCTCACGCACACCTTTGCGGACACCGCGGCCGGGGCCGACTGGGGGCCTTCGCTGAAAGAGGCTGGTTACGACATGGTGGTGATCGAAGGTCTTTCGGAAGGCCCGGTCTACCTCCACCTTGCAGATGGTCGCGCCGAGATCAGGGACGCCTCCTCGCTCTGGGGGCTCGATACCTTCGACACGGTGGATGCGGTCCGCAGGGAGACCGGGGACGGAAGGCTGAGTGTGGCGGCAATCGGCCCTGCGGGGGAGAGGAGGGTAGCCATCGCGTGCGTGGCTGTGGACAAGCACAGTTTTGCAGGACGTTGCGGCCTGGGAGCGGTCATGGGTTCCAAGAACCTCAAGGCCGTCGCGGTGAGGGGAGCGCGGAAGGCCGAGGTGAGCGATCCTGCGAGGGTGGAAGAACTGACAAAGAGATACCGGCGCCACATCCTCCAGGCGGTTAAGGCAAACGGGTTCAGGGCACACGGCACCCCCGGCCTTTGCGAGACCGCCGAGGGGCTGGGAGACATGCCCATCAAGTACTGGGAAGGGGATGTGTGGCCCGAAGGGGCAAAGAGGCTCGGCGCTCCGAACTACACCGAGGTCCTCAAGGCAAACCCCTTGCCCTGCAGGTACTGCCCCGTGGGATGCCATCGTGGCATTACGATCACGGAGCCCCAGCAATACGTCCAGAGGGGGATCGGCCCGGAATACGAGACCCTTGGCATGATGGGGACCAATCTTCTCATCGACGATCCGAAGGCCGTGGCCTGGGGGAACCGGATCGCCAACCGCCTTGGACTCGATACGATCTCGGCGGGCGCCATGGCGGGCTTTGCCATGGAGTGCTTTGAAAGGGGATGGATCACCGCAAAGGAGACCGGAGGACTGGAGATAAAGTGGGGAGACCCGAAGGCCCTCTTTGCCCTGTTGGAGCAGATCGGCAACAGGGAGGGTTTCGGTTCGATATTTTCCGGAGGCACCCTCGCCGCTGCGGAAGAGATCGGCCACGGGGCGGCTCGGATCGTCGCCCACTGCAAGGGTCTCGATATCCCGTCCCACGATCCGAGGGCATGCATCTCACTGGCTCCGACCTATGCCACGGGGACCCGGGGGGCCTGCCACTTCAGAGGTGGATGTGAAGACATAGAGATGGGAGGGTTCTTCATCCCGGAACTGGGGATCACAGAGGGGACCGTCAGGTTTTTTGAAAGGGAGAATCAGAGTATGGTGGCGGCAAAATGCCAGGACTACTTCGCCCTGCTCAATTCGCTGGTATTATGCGCCTTTATGGTCGACGGCGGTGATATGCCCTTCTCGGGGGTCAGGGACCTCTTCAACGCCGTTACCGGGTGGGGATATAACATCGAGGAGCTGATGGAGGCCGGGGAGAGGATCTTTACCGTGCAGAGGCTCATCAACCTCCGTGACGGTTACGGCGCCGAGACGGACGTACTCCCACAGAAGATGCTCAAGCCGGCCAAGGAGGGGTTCAGGGCGAACAGGGTGCCGCCCTTCGAGGATCTCATGAAGGACTACTACGAGCTGCGGGGATGGGATGCGGCGGGGAAGCCGCTGGAAGAGACTCTCAGCCGGCTGGGTCTGACAGGATAGGCGATGGAGTGTTGGACCGCACGGGAGGGATCCGGGTGAAGCTGGAAGACAGGGTTGCCCTGGTGACTGGTGCGAGCCAGGGGATCGGGCGGGGCATCGCCCTGGGATTGGCCGGAGCAGGTGCTCACGTCGTGGTGAACTGCGACAGGAACTTGGAGGCCGCTGAAGGCGTGGCACGGGAGATCAGGAAACTGGGGCGCCGGTCCCTGGTTGTCCGTGCCGATGTTTCAAAGAAGCCCGACGTGGAGCGGATGGTCGAGGCGGTTCTTGACGGATTCGACAGGATCGACGTCCTGGTCAACAACGCTGGAATCCTGGTGGCGGCAGGCCCCATAGAGGACCTGGCCGAGCAGGACTGGGACCGTGTCATCGAGGTCAATCTCAAGGGGGTCTTTCTCTGTTGCCAGGCCGTGGGGAAGCAGATGATCGAGAGGAGATCCGGGGGGTCGATAATCAATGTGGCCTCCATCTCGGCTGAGATACCCGAGATCAACGACGGTGCCTACACCCCGAGCAAGGCAGGGGTCCTCGGGCTGACCCGCCTGCTCGCCGTGGAATGGGCGAAATACGGCATAAGGGTCAATGCCCTGAGCCCCGGGCCCGTGATGACTCCCCTGCAGAGGGAGTCTTACCCCACCGAAGAGCTCCTGGCTGCGAGAAACAGGGCGGTTCCCATGAACAGGCATGGAACACCCGAAGAGATGGCCAGGGTCGCGGTCTTCCTTGCGTCCGACGACTCGAGTTACATCACCGGCGCGAACATCAAGGTGGACGGTGGCTCCCAGGCGAGCATGTTCCACCTGATCCGCCAGTTGGCCGGTGCGGATCCGAAGGGCGAGTAGAGTCATCTACCAGGGATTCCTCCCGATAGGCTTGCCCGGGACCGGACCGTGGGTGTTGGATATTGGCACCAAGAGGGGCTATAATTATTCGTCATCGAAAAATACCCCTCCAATGAAGATTGGGGGATTTCCGGGGTACCCGCCCGGCGAGGGGAATGCCCTCCCAGTGGGAGGGTTTCTATGAAACGGCCGGTTCCGGCCGCGAGGGTGCTTGATGGCAACAGAGAGGATCAAGAGGCTCTATCAGGACCTGCTCGATGCAAGGCCTTCCATCTCGGTCGAGAGGGCCCGGATCTACACGGAGGCGATCCGGGATGCCGGAGGCATGTCCGTCATCATGCAGCGGGCCGTGGGCCTGTCGAAGGTGCTCAAAGAAAAAGAAGTGAGGATCAACGACAGGGAGCTGATCGTGGGCAGCCTCACCGAGAAGGAGAGGGGAGCCATCGTGACCCCTGAATTCGGGTGGCGCGGGATTCTGGCCGAGTTGGACCTCTTTCCGGCAAGAGAAGCGGACCGGTTGGAGATCTCAAAGGAAGAAAGAGAGGAACTCAGGGCCCTGTTCAGGTTCTGGAAGGGGAAGAGCGTGGAGGAGAACGTCGATTCCCTCCTGAGCCGAAGGGCGCAGAGGGCTCTCAAGACGGGTCTCACCACCCTTGGAGGCCATTCCACGTCCCTGGGCAACATCACACCCGACTACCCCATGCTCCTCAGAGACGGACTGGACGGGATCAGGGCCAGGGTATCGAAGAGGCTGAGAGAGACGCGGGCGGACTGTCCTGGGGCGATCGAGAAGATAGACTTCTACCGGGCAGCCCTGGTGGCGATAGACGGGGTCATTCGATTCGCGGAAAGATACGCCCGACTCGCGGGCCGCCTGGCAGGCAAGGAGGCCTCCCCCGAGAGAAGAGGGGAACTCGAGAGGATCGCGAGGATATGCAGGCAGGTACCGCGCCTTCCGGCACGGGATTTCCACGAGGCGATCCAGTCTCTCTGGTTCATCCATCTCGTATTCCACATAGAATCGAGTCCCCATGCGATCCTCCTGGGGCGGATCGATCAATACCTCTACCCCTTCTACGAGAGGGACCTCAGGGAAAACCGCCTGACCAGAGAGGAGGCAAAGGAGCTGCTCGAGTGCCTCTGGATCAAGACCACGGAACTCATAAAGATCCAAGACGATTTCTACAGCAGGGCCTTTTCGGGTTTCCCCCTTTTTCAGGTGGCGATGGTGGGGGGCGTCGACGGAGACGGTGATGACGTGACCAATGACCTCTCCCATCTGATTCTCGAGGTGGTCGGGGACGTGAGAACCACCCAGCCTTCGATCTCCTTGAGGTACAATCAGAGGACACCCGACGATTTCATGAGAAAGGCGTGCAGGGTGGTCGCCTCCGGAGTCGGTATCCCCGCTTTTGTCAACGACGGCGTGATAATCCCGAAGATGCTGCGGAGAGGTGCCACCCTCGAGGAGGCGAGGGACTACGTCACCAACTGCATCGAACCGGAGATACCCGGGATGACCGACTCGAGGGCCCACTCGGGGTATGTCAACTTCGGCAAATGCATCGAGTTGGTCATGAACAACGGGATCGACCCCCTTTCAGGAGAAAGGGTAGGTGTGGAGACGGGTGAGCCGAGGTCGCTCAGGGGATTCGACGACTTCCTGGGGGCGGTCCTTGAGCAGATCCGGTTCGCGGTCGGCCTGATCGAACAGTCCTATAATGCCTGTGAGTTGGTCCACAGCCGGCTTGCCCCCGAGGTCTTTCTCTCCCTTTTTATCAGTGACTGCATCGAATCGGGCAAAACCCGCCAGGCAGGAGGGGCGCGGTACAATCATTCCACGATCTTCGGGACGGGCCTCGCCACCCTCGTAGATTCTCTGGCCGCGGTGAGAAAGGTGGTGTACGAAGAGGGCATCGTCGGCCTGGACGGCCTGAACCGGATCCTCTGCAAGGATTTTGCCGGGGAGGAGCGGTTCAGGCAGATGCTTCTCAATAGATGCCCCAAGTACGGGAACGACCTGGACGAGGTGGACAGCCTCGCGAGAAGGGTTGTGAGGTTTTTCTGCGAAACGGTTCAATCCCGAAACTGTCTTCGCGGGGGCACGTATCTCGCTGAACTCCACTCCGTAACCATGCACGCTATTTTCGGGAAGATGTGCGGGGCCACACCCGATGGAAGGAGGAAGGGGTATCCTCTGTCCGACGGCGTCTCTCCGGTTCAGGGTGCGGACAGGGCCGGGCCTACGGGGGTGATCAAATCGGTCGCAAAGATCGATCACCTGAACGTTCTCAACGGCACGCTTCTCAACCAGAAATTCTCCCTGGGCGCCCTGAAAGGGGAGGCCGACTACGAGAAGTTCTCCTCCCTCATAAGAACCTATTTCGCCCTGGGCGGCCACCACGTTCAGTTCAACGTCGTGGCCGGCGAGACCCTCAGGAAGGCCCAGTCGAGGCCCGAGGAGTTCAGGAGCCTCATCGTACGCGTGGCGGGTTACAGCGCCTTCTTCAATGAATTGACCAGA from the Deltaproteobacteria bacterium genome contains:
- a CDS encoding ABC transporter ATP-binding protein — its product is MTMETSLLEVDDLFTGYGRTEIIHGVSIKVRREEIVTIIGPNGSGKSTLLKAIMGYLRIYKGSINFNGRDIGGLRTVERTRMGIAYVPQLENVFPSLTVQETLEMGGYALAKREMQEGLDSMFGLFPVLRDRRNTRVATMSGGQRQMLAMARALMVKPTLILLDEPSAGLSPKVSEQVFEKIKEIAATGTSMIIVEQDAEQSLAISNRGYVLAMGETAFEGPAGTILTHEKIREAYLGGEGTM
- a CDS encoding aldehyde ferredoxin oxidoreductase family protein, which produces MGNGYWQRMLRVDLTHRKTRVEEIPEREIKRFIGGAGLGAEILYRELPGKIDPYDGSNLIIFGTGPFQGPPIPGGAKFSIVGISPLTHTFADTAAGADWGPSLKEAGYDMVVIEGLSEGPVYLHLADGRAEIRDASSLWGLDTFDTVDAVRRETGDGRLSVAAIGPAGERRVAIACVAVDKHSFAGRCGLGAVMGSKNLKAVAVRGARKAEVSDPARVEELTKRYRRHILQAVKANGFRAHGTPGLCETAEGLGDMPIKYWEGDVWPEGAKRLGAPNYTEVLKANPLPCRYCPVGCHRGITITEPQQYVQRGIGPEYETLGMMGTNLLIDDPKAVAWGNRIANRLGLDTISAGAMAGFAMECFERGWITAKETGGLEIKWGDPKALFALLEQIGNREGFGSIFSGGTLAAAEEIGHGAARIVAHCKGLDIPSHDPRACISLAPTYATGTRGACHFRGGCEDIEMGGFFIPELGITEGTVRFFERENQSMVAAKCQDYFALLNSLVLCAFMVDGGDMPFSGVRDLFNAVTGWGYNIEELMEAGERIFTVQRLINLRDGYGAETDVLPQKMLKPAKEGFRANRVPPFEDLMKDYYELRGWDAAGKPLEETLSRLGLTG
- a CDS encoding glycyl radical protein; this translates as MATERIKRLYQDLLDARPSISVERARIYTEAIRDAGGMSVIMQRAVGLSKVLKEKEVRINDRELIVGSLTEKERGAIVTPEFGWRGILAELDLFPAREADRLEISKEEREELRALFRFWKGKSVEENVDSLLSRRAQRALKTGLTTLGGHSTSLGNITPDYPMLLRDGLDGIRARVSKRLRETRADCPGAIEKIDFYRAALVAIDGVIRFAERYARLAGRLAGKEASPERRGELERIARICRQVPRLPARDFHEAIQSLWFIHLVFHIESSPHAILLGRIDQYLYPFYERDLRENRLTREEAKELLECLWIKTTELIKIQDDFYSRAFSGFPLFQVAMVGGVDGDGDDVTNDLSHLILEVVGDVRTTQPSISLRYNQRTPDDFMRKACRVVASGVGIPAFVNDGVIIPKMLRRGATLEEARDYVTNCIEPEIPGMTDSRAHSGYVNFGKCIELVMNNGIDPLSGERVGVETGEPRSLRGFDDFLGAVLEQIRFAVGLIEQSYNACELVHSRLAPEVFLSLFISDCIESGKTRQAGGARYNHSTIFGTGLATLVDSLAAVRKVVYEEGIVGLDGLNRILCKDFAGEERFRQMLLNRCPKYGNDLDEVDSLARRVVRFFCETVQSRNCLRGGTYLAELHSVTMHAIFGKMCGATPDGRRKGYPLSDGVSPVQGADRAGPTGVIKSVAKIDHLNVLNGTLLNQKFSLGALKGEADYEKFSSLIRTYFALGGHHVQFNVVAGETLRKAQSRPEEFRSLIVRVAGYSAFFNELTREVQDEIIDRTEHQTL
- a CDS encoding ABC transporter substrate-binding protein, with the translated sequence MKRLFVISGFVLGLALCLVVFPVSSSPAKEPVQIGVILSLTGPIGPHGQEALNATELAVEEINRAGGVLGRPIKLLVEDGESRPKAGVEAAHKLADVNRVPVILGGWSSGLAYPEAEYLNSVKVVFVTDATTLKLRDIGPYVFDVADLADQAVALVDFAWADIGARRFATLSQNNPIGQDRAAVTKKRVEELGGTFVERMLYTVGAKDFRSDLMRLMAAKPDAILCDIYTGDAIIIQRQLYEMGVKDFSKFYQYNLGAMLGVPDKKLIEGMKGASYTTAGPRAADYKKKYREKFGKDFNDAWTPPFYDAAWIVAMAINMANSLDSKAIRDAMWPAAYVFQGVSAGGDKGFNRWGMQALDVTQKLVIHDGKALPYIEKGGTTDMLPFRYAGEDGITLQFAPSEEEFMKLYPNYKP
- a CDS encoding ornithine cyclodeaminase family protein gives rise to the protein MIPRDLKMPMFLSREDLRDLLTMPEVIEAVEEGFVLYKKGLCTVPVRMPVKLEKSEGLFLFMPASVEEEGAFGTKIVSVFPKNPAVGLPTIDAVYLLNDPATGRFLALMDGILLTSIRTGATSAVATKHLARKDASTLGIIGTGAQAAFQAEGVCAVRPIERVWAYDLDRESARRFAAKAAGSLGIPVEVAPSPREVVAASDVLVTVTTSAEPVFDGRDLKPGTHINAVGTYNPEIREIDDETVKRSRIVVDTYEGCLAEAGDLLIPMKAGVISRESIHADLGEIILGLKPGRTGDDEITLFESVGFALEDLKAALLAYEKARAQGVGLELSLEGTP
- a CDS encoding ABC transporter ATP-binding protein, with the translated sequence MLLSVKNLEKSFGGLRALDGVSLEVEEDTVTGLIGPNGSGKTTLFNVVSGFLPKDGGEVWFRGRRIDELSPDRIARLGLVRTFQIDRSAVEMTVLENLLVAAPEQHGEALWRIIPDFRRILREEKENLKKAVSILDLIGLKHLANEYAGNLSGGQRKLLSLGRMLMAEPALYLLDEPTAGVNPTLIRSLLAFLRKEVISRRGRTIFIIEHNMKVISSICDKVIVLDSGTKIAEGTPREVQNNERVLACYLARRRREDQDDHGDEPA
- a CDS encoding branched-chain amino acid ABC transporter permease gives rise to the protein MEMFSFLRYWVTITAVYSIFALSLNFQYGHGGLVNFGQVFFFCFGAYTVAILANLGVNPAATVLLAMAASGVFGYLMAYTARNMGGTYWGIATLAVGEIVRLFFLNEDWVAGGADGIAVGARIPLFEVVTLALTVMAFLFTRVVMHSPFGRVLKTIREGDDLPLSLGKDVFSFKKRTMVIGGILGGLAGALFAYQKQFINPEDFFPIETFIVWAMVVVGGKGSDMGTLFGAVIIQVFYVGTRFAKDFLPLGGNTLAALRMVVIGLLIVLTMMYRSRGLIPEKPRVYKVE
- a CDS encoding glucose 1-dehydrogenase; its protein translation is MKLEDRVALVTGASQGIGRGIALGLAGAGAHVVVNCDRNLEAAEGVAREIRKLGRRSLVVRADVSKKPDVERMVEAVLDGFDRIDVLVNNAGILVAAGPIEDLAEQDWDRVIEVNLKGVFLCCQAVGKQMIERRSGGSIINVASISAEIPEINDGAYTPSKAGVLGLTRLLAVEWAKYGIRVNALSPGPVMTPLQRESYPTEELLAARNRAVPMNRHGTPEEMARVAVFLASDDSSYITGANIKVDGGSQASMFHLIRQLAGADPKGE